From a region of the Coffea arabica cultivar ET-39 chromosome 3e, Coffea Arabica ET-39 HiFi, whole genome shotgun sequence genome:
- the LOC113736379 gene encoding gibberellin 20 oxidase 1-D-like, which translates to MVMVTLPSPPTINLYIYIHIQRQHQLSIAKIKYINLAMPSAKNQLSSSPATNEAKGEQKSLVFDASFLQNQSDIPYEFIWPDEEKPCPEPPPVLHVPCIDLNGFLSGDPVALSTTTKLVKQACLEHGFFLVVNHGMDLQLLKVAHKCLDFFFDRPLQEKQRVQRKLGDHCGYASSFTNRFSSKLPWKETLSFRYCDDGQQALNIVESYFLDAMGEDFRESGKVFQKYSEAMSSLSLKIMELLGTSLGVKAKHFREFFTRNDSIMRLNYYPPCQKPDLTLGTGPHTDPTSLTILHQDHVGGLEVYVNGKWHSVPPNPEAFVVNIGDTFMALSNGIYKSCLHRAIVNSRTPRKSIAFFLCPKMDKVVSPPEELVSFDNPRMFPDFTWSELLEFTQKHYRSDMKTLDAFAKWLIHQRDDQKTAA; encoded by the exons ATGGTTATGGTAACATTGCCTTCTCCACCTACCATcaacttatatatatacatacatatacagaGGCAACACCAACTATCAATTGCCAAAATCAAATATATTAACTTGGCAATGCCTAGTGCTAAAAATCAGTTATCATCATCTCCAGCAACAAATGAAGCCAAAGGtgaacaaaagtcacttgtcttTGACGCATCTTTTCTCCAAAACCAATCCGACATTCCCTATGAGTTCATATGGCCTGATGAGGAAAAGCCTTGTCCTGAACCTCCCCCAGTGCTTCATGTGCCTTGTATAGATTTGAATGGCTTCCTCTCTGGGGACCCTGTCGCTCTCTCTACCACAACTAAGCTAGTAAAGCAGGCATGTCTTGAACATGGTTTCTTTCTTGTGGTTAATCATGGGATGGACTTGCAACTCCTAAAAGTAGCCCACAAGTGCTTGGATTTCTTCTTTGACAGGCCActacaagaaaaacaaagagtCCAGAGAAAACTTGGGGATCATTGTGGTTATGCTAGCAGCTTCACTAATAGGTTCTCCTCCAAACTTCCATGGAAAGAAACGCTCTCATTTCGATATTGTGATGATGGTCAACAAGCCCTTAACATTGTTGAAAGCTACTTCTTGGATGCAATGGGTGAAGATTTTAGAGAATCTGG GAAGGTGTTCCAAAAGTACAGTGAAGCCATGAGCAGTCTATCTCTTAAAATTATGGAGCTTCTGGGAACCAGTCTTGGAGTAAAAGCGAAACATTTCAGAGAATTCTTTACAAGAAATGATTCAATAATGAGATTAAACTACTATCCTCCATGCCAAAAACCTGATCTAACTCTTGGAACAGGTCCTCATACCGACCCTACATCCTTAACAATTCTTCATCAGGATCATGTTGGAGGCCTTGAAGTGTATGTCAATGGAAAATGGCACTCTGTTCCTCCTAACCCTGAGGCTTTCGTTGTCAATATTGGCGACACATTCATG GCTCTTTCAAATGGAATCTACAAAAGTTGCTTGCATAGGGCTATTGTGAACTCTCGAACTCCAAGAAAATCTATTGCATTTTTCCTGTGTCCCAAAATGGATAAGGTTGTAAGCCCCCCGGAAGAATTGGTATCTTTTGATAATCCAAGGATGTTTCCAGATTTTACATGGTCAGAGCTGCTTGAATTCACTCAGAAACATTACAGATCTGATATGAAAACCCTGGACGCTTTTGCGAAATGGCTGATACACCAAAGGGATGATCAAAAAACGGCTGCGTAA